The following DNA comes from Microbacterium foliorum.
TGACACCGAGCTTGTCGCTCACCTTCGACCCGCCGAGCACGACCGCGTACGGGCGCTCGGGGTTCTCGGTGAGACGGTCGAGCACATCGAGCTCTGCCGCGATCAGCAGACCGGCAGCCGACGGCAGCAGCTCAGCGAGGTCGTAGACGCTCGCCTGCTTGCGATGCACGACACCGAATCCGTCGGAGACGAGCACGTCGCCGAGTTCTGCGAGCTGAGCCGCGAAGGCGCCGCGCTCGGCGTCGTCCTTCGAGGTCTCCCCCGGGTTGAACCGCAGGTTCTCGATGACGACGATGTCGCCGTCTTCGAGCGAGGCCACGGCCTCCTGTGCCGACTCGCCGACGGTATCGCGCGCGAACGCGACCGGCTTGCCGAGCAGTTCAGACAGTCGCTGAGCGACCGGCGCGAGGCTGTACTGCGGGTCGGGCGCACCGTCGGGGCGTCCGAGGTGCGAGCACACGACGACGCGGGCGCCCGCGTTGATCAGTGCGTTGAGGGTAGGCAACGAGGCGCGGACACGGCCATCGTCCGTGATGATCCCGTCCCGGAGGGGGACATTGAGATCACAACGGACGATGACGCGCTTGCCCTCGAGCGAACCCAGTGAATCCAGGGTGCGCAGAGTCATGGGAGGTGTCTCAGAGACGCTCGGCCACGTACTCGGTCAGGTCGACGAGACGGTTGGAGTAGCCCCACTCGTTGTCGTACCAGCTGGAGACCTTGACCAGGTTGCCGCTGACGTTGGTCAGCGTCGCGTCGAAGATCGACGAGTGCGGGTTGTGCACGATGTCGCTCGAGACGATCTGGTCTTCGTTGTACTGCAGGAAGCCGGCGAGGCGCCCCTCGGCAGCTGCCTTCTTGTAGGCCTCGTTGACCTCTTCGACAGTGAGGTTCTCACGGTCGGTGATCAGCGTCAGGTCGACGATCGAGCCGGTGGGAACCGGGACGCGGTACGACGAGCCGCTCAGCTTGCCCTGGAGCTCGGGCAGAACCTCGCCGATCGCCTTGGCTGCACCGGTCGAGGCCGGGGTGATGTTGATCGCAGCGGCGCGTGCACGACGCAGGTCGCTGTGCGGGCCGTCCTGCAGGTTCTGGTCTGCGGTGTAGGCGTGGGCGGTCATCATGAAGCCGCGGTCGATGCCGAATGCGTCGTTGAAGACCTGGGCCAGCGGCGCGAGGCAGTTGGTCGTGCACGAGGCGTTGGAGATGATGTGATCCGTCTCCGGGTTGTATGTGTCCTCGTTCACGCCCATGACGAACGTGCCGTCGACGCCGGTGCCGGGAGCCGAGATGAGCACCTTCTTGGCACCCGCCTCGATGTGCTTCTTGGCGAGCTCGGCCTTGGTGAAGAAGCCGGTCGACTCGATGACGATGTCGACACCCAGCTCGCCCCACGGGAGACCCGCGGGGTCGCGCTCTGCGAACGCCTTGATCGTCTTTCCGTTGACCGTGATGCTCTCGTCGTCGTAGCTGATGTCAGCGTCGAGGACGCCGCCCACAGAGTCGTACTTCAGAAGGTGGGCAAGGGTCTTGTTGTCGGTGAGGTCGTTGACCGCGACGATCTCGATGTCCGCTCCCTGCGCGAGAGCCGCGCGGAAGTAGTTGCGTCCGATGCGGCCGAAGCCGTTGATACCGATCTTGACAGACACTCAGGTCTCCCTGTTTCTCGTGCGCTGTGCGCAGCAAAAGTGCTTACGCGATGCGCGGGGGTTTTTGGCTGAGATGGCGTCCCGACGAGACTTGACCCGTCGGGACGCGACCCGATTACGACAGTACCAGCAGGCCGTTCGTCTTCTCGCGGGCGACCTCGAAGCGCTGCGCGACGTTCTCCCAGTTGGCGATGTTCCACGCGGCCTTGACATAGTCGGCCTTGACGTTGAGGTAGTCGAGGTAGAAGGCGTGCTCCCACATGTCGAGCTGGAACAGCGGCACGGTGCCCTGCGCCGTGTTGGACTGCTGGTCGAACAGCTGCTGGATGATCAGACGCTGACCGATCGAGTCCCAGCTGAGGACGGACCAGCCGGAGCCCTGGATCCCGAGGGCGTTCGCGGTGAAGTGCGCCTGGAACTTCTCGAACGAGCCGAAGAACTCGTCGATGGCTGCCTTGAGCTCGCCCTCGGGCTGTCCGCCGCCGGTCGGCGAGAGGTTGGTCCAGAAGATGGAGTGGTTGACGTGACCGCCGAGGTTGAACGCGAGGTCCTTCTCGAGCTTGTTCACGTTCGCGAGGTTGCCGCTGTCGCGCGCCTCGGCGAGCTGCTCGAGGGCGGTGTTGGCGCCGGCGACGTAGGTCGCGTGGTGCTTGTCATGGTGCAGCTCCATGATCTTGCCGCTGATGTGCGGCTCAAGGGCTGCGAAGTCGTAGGGAAGGTCGGGGAGCGTGTAAGTCGCCATGTCGCTTTCATCCAATCCGCGCCGCGCCGCGGCGCTTGCCGATCCTCTGCGCCGCCGATGTGCGGCGAAGAGCGGACGTAACTCATCCTAGTGACGACAACGCACGGCTGTCCTGGATCCTTCCTCCGTATGACGAAGCGAGGCGGCCCCTGATCGGGGCCGCCTCGCTCATGGGAGTCCGGTTGTCGTCAGACGTCCAGCCCTGCGGGCACGGCGGCCTCAGTGCCCGGGATGCCCTCCTGCTGTGCGCGCTTGTCGGCCATCGCCAGAAGGCGGCGGATGCGGCCGGCGACGGCATCCTTCGTCATCGGCGGGTCGGCGTGGTGGCCCAGCTCGTCGAGGCTCGCGTCCCGGTGCGCGAGGCGCAGCTCGCCGGCGACCTTGAGGTGGTCGGGCACCTCGTCGGCGAGTATCTCGAGTGCGCGCTCCACACGGGCGCAGGCGGCGACAGCAGCCTGCGCGGAGCGACGCAGGTTGGCGTCGTCGAAGTTCACGAGTCGGTTCACACCCGCGCGCACCTCGCGGCGCTGACGCATCTCTTCCCACGCGACGGCGGTCTTCTGCGCGCCCATCTCGCTCAGGATCGTGCGGATCGCCTCGCCCTCGCGGACGACGACGCGGGGCATGCCGCGCACCTCGCGTGCCTTCGCAGCGACTCCGAGGCGGTGAGCGGCGCCGACGAGCGCCATGGCGGCCTCAGACGACGGGCAGGCGACTTCGAGCATGGCGGAGCGGCCCGGTTCGCTGAGGGTTCCTGCGGCGAGGAACGCTCCGCGCCACAGACCGGCCACCTCGGCGCGAGAGCCGGTGGTGAGGCGGTTCGGGAGTCCGCGGACCGGACGACGGCGCTGGTCGAGCAGACCGGTCTGGCGAGCGAGGGTCTCCCCCGACGCGATCACCCTGACAGCCCACCGCGCTCCGTCGTTCGCCGTGCTCGACTGCACCTGGGCGATCTCGGGCCGAACCCCGTAGATCTCTGCGAGGTCGCGCGCGACGCGCTGCGCGAGGATCTCGGCATCCACCTCTGCCTCGACGGCGACCCGCCCGGCGATGGAGTGCAGTCCGCCGGCGAACCGGAGGATAGAGGTGACCTCCGCGACACGCACCGTCGGGGGTGCATTACGGATGCTGACCAGCTCAGCTTTGACGTCGGTGGTTAGTGCCACGACACTCCTCTACGCTCACGCGCCGGATCGCGGCGCAAACCTCCAGCCTACTCTGACGGAGGCTCCTGCTATTCCCTGCCGAGGTCCCGGTGACGCACGTTGACGGCCACTCCCGGCACGGACGCGAGCCGACGAGCGAGTTCCTCCACCATGGCGACGGATCGGTGCTTGCCGCCCGTGCAGCCGATCGCGATGGTCGAATGGCTCTTGTTCTCGCGCTGATACCCCTCGAGCACCGGTGTGAGAGCCGCCGAATACGAATCGAGGAAACCTGCGGCGCCCTCACGGGAGAGCACGTAGTCCCTCACCGGTTCGTCTTGACCTGTCAGGCCGCGAAGATCCTCGTTCCAGAACGGATTCGGCAGGAAGCGCATGTCCGCGACCATGTCGACATCTGTCGGAAGACCGTACTTGAATCCGAAGCTCAGGAGCGTCACGCGGTGCCGCGCTGCACCCTCTTCTGAGAAGAGGTCGGACACCTGGGTGGCGAGCTGATGGATGTTGAGCGCCGAAGTGTCGACCACGAGATCGGCCGACTCGCGGATCGGCGCGAGGCGGAGGCGTTCGATGCGGATGCCGTCGAGCAGCGTGCCGTCGCCCTGGAGTGGATGCGGCCTGCGAACCGCCTCGAATCGACGCACGAGGACGTCGTCGGACGCATCCAGGAACAGAACGCGCACGGAACCGCGTGATCGCAGCGCCCTCGCCACGCCCGGGAAGTCGTCGAAGAGGTTGCGACCTCGTACGTCGACGACCGCTGCGACCTTGGGCAGAGCATTGCCGCCCATGTCGGTGAGGTCGAGAAGCGGACGGAGGATCTGCGGCGGCAGGTTGTCGACGACGTACCACCCGAGGTCCTCGAGCGCGTTGGCAACCGTCGTGCGCCCCGCGCCCGACATGCCCGTGACGATGAGGAACTCGCCTTTGTCCCCGTCAGTCATGGTTACTCCTTCTCCCCCGCTTGACCCAGCCTAGCGAGTGGAGAGATGCGTATGGATGTTCTCGGCGAGCACGGGCCCGATCCCCTGCACCTCCTGAATCTCCTCAGGAGCAGCGGACCGCAGTGCGGTGACGGATCCGAAGTGCTTGAGAAGCACCTTGATCCGCGATGCGCCGAGCCCGGGCACCTCGGCGAGGATCGACGTGATGTCGTTCCTGCGCCGCTTGCGCTGGTGAGTGATCGCGAATCGGTGGGCTTCGTCTCTCAGCCGCTGGAGCAGGTAGAGCGACTCGCTCGTGCGCGGCAGGATCACCGGGAAGTCGTCGCCGGGAAGCCAGACTTCCTCGAGCCTCTTGGCTATGCCGCACACCGCGATTTCTGTGTGACCGGCGTCTCGGAGCGCGCGCGCGGCCGCCTCGACCTGCGGCTGCCCGCCGTCGACCAGCAGCAGCTGCGGCGGGTAGGCGAAGCGCGGCCTGCGCTTGACCTCCACCACGACCTCGGCGAGCTCGTCGCCACCCTCTGTCGTGGCCGCGACGGCCGGCGCGACCGCTGCGGGTTCGTCGGCCTCCTCCGGGCGGTCGAGGTAGGCGAGGCGACGGCGCAGCACCTGGTACATCGAATCGGTGTCGTCTGTGGTCTCGGCGATGTTGAACGAACGGTACTGGTCTTTTCGAGGCAGCCCGTCTTCGAAGACCACCATCGACGCGACCACGTTCGTGCCCCCGAGATGCGAGATGTCGAAGCACTCGATGCGCAGCGGCGCCTCCGACATCCCCAGTGCCTCCTGCAGATCCGTGAGAGCCTGCGTGCGTGCGATGTAGTCGCTCGTGCGACGGGTCTTGTAGCGGATCAGCGCCTGCTGCGCGTTGAGCGTCGCGGTGCGCATGAGGTCGGCGCGCTGACCGCGCTGGGCGACGGCGATCTCGACCTTCTTGCCTCGCCGCTCACGCAGCCACACCTCGAGCTCGGCGGCATCGTCCGGCAGCGTCGGCACGATGATCCGACGCGGCACGTCCTGCGCATCGCCGTAGGCACGCTGCAGCACCTGATCGACGAGGTCGGCCGTCGAGATGTCGATCTCCTTCTCGATCGTCATCGCGCGGACGCCTCGCACGCGTCCGCCACGGATCACGAAGTGCTGCACGGCCGCGGCGAGCTCGTCTTCCGCGATTCCGAACAGGTCGGCGTCCTCGTCGGTGGCCAGCACCAGCGCGCTCTTGCCGAGCACCGCCTCGATCGCCGTGAGCTTGTCACGGAATCGGGCTGCGGCTTCGTAATCCATCGCCGCGGAGGCGGCGAGCATCCGCTTGGTCAGCTCTCGGGTGAAGCGCTCGTCTCCTCCGGCCATGAACGCGACGAAGTCGTCGACCATCGCACGGTGCTCTTCGATGCTGACCGTCATCGAGCATGGTCCGCCGCACTTGCCGATCTGCCCCGGAAAGCACGGACGCCCCGTCTGCATGGCGCGCTTGTAACTGGAGTCGCTGCAGGTGCGAATCGGGAAGGCCTTGACCATCAGGTCGATCGTCTCGTGCACGGCCCAGACCTTCGGGTAGGGACCGAAATAGCGCGCACCGGGAATCTTGCGGTTCCTGGTGACGATCACACGTGGCGCCTCATCGCCCAGGGTGACGGCCATGAACGGGTAGGACTTGTCGTCCTTGTAGCGCACGTTGAAGGGCGGATCGAACTCCTTGATCCACATGTACTCCAGCTGGAGCGAGTCCACGTCGGTCGAGACGACCGTCCACTCGACGGAAGACGCCGTGGTGACCATGCGCCGGGTGCGTTCGTGGAGCGTGCGCAGCGGAGCGAAGTAGTTCGACAGGCGTTGACGCAAGTTCTTCGCCTTGCCGACGTAGAGCACGCGTCCATCGGCGTCGCGGAAGCGGTACACGCCGGGGTTGGTGGGGATCTCACCAGCCCGCGGCTTGTACGGCAGGACGTCGGCCATCAACTGGCCTTCCGCGCAGAGCGCCCCTCACCCAGGATCTCGGCGAGGAACTGGCCGGTGTGGCTGTCCTCGACTCGCGCGATCTGCTCGGGGGTGCCGGTCGCCAGGATCTCACCGCCACCGGAGCCACCCTCCGGCCCGAGGTCGATCACCCAGTCGGCGGACTTGATCACATCGAGGTTGTGCTCGATGACGATCACCGTGTTGCCCTTGTCGACGAGTCCGTTCAGCACCTCGAGGAGCTTGCGCACGTCTTCGAAGTGCAGACCGGTGGTCGGCTCATCGAGCACGTAGATGCTGCGACCGTTGCTGCGACGCTGGAGCTCGGTGGCGAGCTTGACGCGCTGTGCCTCGCCGCCGGACAGGGTCGTCGCCGACTGACCGAGACGCACGTAGCCGAGACCCACGTCGACGAGGGTCTTCATGTAGCGGTGGATCGCCTGGATAGGCTCGAAGAACTCCGCCGCCTCGGCGATAGGCATCTCGAGGACCTCGGCGATGTTCTTGCCCTTGTAGTGCACCGATAGCGTGTCACGGTTGTAGCGCTTGCCGTGGCAGACCTCGCAGTCGACGTAGACGTCCGGCAGGAAGTTCATCTCGATCTTGATCGTGCCATCGCCCGAGCACGCCTCGCAGCGACCCCCCTTGACGTTGAAGCTGAAGCGTCCGGGCTGGTAGCCGCGAACCTTCGCCTCGGGAGTCTCGCTGAAGAGCGAACGGATGCGGTCGAAGACGCCGGTGTAGGTCGCCGGGTTCGAGCGCGGCGTGCGACCGATCGGCGCCTGGTCGACGTGCACGACCTTGTCGAGATTGTCGAGACCCGAGACACGTGTGTGCTTTCCGGGAACCGTGCGGGCGCCGTTGAGCCGCGAGGCGAGCACCTGGTACAGGATGTCGTTGACCAGCGAGGACTTTCCCGAGCCGGACACTCCGGTGACCGCCGTCAGAACACCCAGCGGGAAGTTCACGCTGACGTTCTTCAGGTTGTTCTCGCGAGCGCCGACGACGCTGAGCATGCGCTTCTTGTCGAGCTTGCGGCGCTTCTTCGGCGTCGGGATCTCGCGACGACCGGAGAGGTACTGTCCTGTCATAGAGCTCGGCTCGGCGAGGAGTGCTTCGTATGAACCGGAATGCACGACCTCGCCGCCGTTCACTCCCGCGCCCGGCCCGATGTCGACGACCCAGTCCGCCGATTCGATGGTCTCTTCGTCGTGTTCGACGACGATCAGCGTGTTGCCGAGGTCACGGAGCTTCAGAAGAGTGTCGATCAGTCGACGGTTGTCGCGCTGATGCAGGCCGATCGACGGTTCATCGAGCACGTAGAGCACACCGGTGAGACCCGAGCCGATCTGCGTGGCGAGGCGGATGCGCTGTGCCTCACCGCCCGAGAGCGACCCGGCCGAGCGGCTGAGGTTGAGATACGAGAGCCCGACCTGCAGCAGGAAGTCGAGTCGCAGGCGGATCTCGCGCAGCACCTGGGCCGCGATCTTCGCCTCACGATCGGTGAGAGTGAGTGTCTCCATGAACGAGCGTGCGTCGGCGAGGCTCAGGTGCGACACCTCGGCGATCGAGTGGCCGTGCACCTGCACCGCGAGCACCTCGGGCTTGAGCCGGTTGCCATCGCACACGGGGCACGGCACCTCGCGGAGGTACTCGCCCCAGCGTGAGCGCTGCGTGTCGGACTCGGCCTGCGCGTACTGCCGCTCGATGTAAGGGACGACGCCCTCGAAGCCGGATGCGTACCGCATCTCGCGCCCGTACCGGTTCTTGAATTTGACCGTGACCTTGTAGTTGTCGCCGCGGAGGATCGCATCCTGCACGTCGACCCTGAGATCCTGCCACGGGGTGTCGAGCGAGAAGTTGAGGTCGTCGGCCAGACCCTCGAGCAGGCGCTCGTAGTACTGGAAGAGTCCCTTTCCCTGGGTGGTCCAGGGAACGATCGCGCCCTCGCGGATGGAGAGCTCCTCGTCGCCGAGCATCAGGTCGATGTCCACCGACATGCGGGTGCCGAGACCCGAGCAGGCGGGGCAGGCACCGAACGGCGCGTTGAACGAGAAGGTGCGCGGCTCGATCTCGGTGAGCGACAGAGCGTGCCCGTTCGGGCACGCGAGCTTCTCGGAGAACGACTGCCAGGCGTCGTCGCCCTCTTCGTCGACGAAGTTCACCTGCACGACGCCACCCGCGAGACCGAGTGCGGTCTCGACCGAGTCGGTGACGCGACCGAGGATGTCGTCGGCCGCGACCAGGCGGTCGACGACCACCGCGATGTCGTGCTTGTAGCTCTTCTTGAGCGTGGGCGGCTCGGCCAGCTGGATCAGCTCTCCGTCGACGATCGCACGGGAGTACCCCTTGGCACCCAGTTCGCGGAACAGATCGACGAACTCGCCCTTCTTCTGAGAAACGATGGGCGCGACGATCTGGTAGCGCGTGCGCTCGGGCAGCTCCATGAGCTGGTCGGCGATCTGCTGCACCGTCTGTCGCTGGATGCGCTCACCGCACTCGGGGCAGTGCGGAATGCCGATGCGCGCCCAGAGCAGACGCATGTAGTCGTAGATCTCGGTGATCGTGCCGACCGTCGACCGCGGGTTGCGGTTGGTCGACTTCTGATCGATCGACACCGCGGGGCTGAGCCCCTCGATGAAGTCGACGTCCGGTCGGTCGACCTGGCCGAGGAACTGACGCGCGTACGCGCTCAGCGACTCGACGTAGCGACGCTGCCCTTCGGCGAAGATCGTGTCGAACGCGAGACTCGACTTTCCCGAACCGGACAGGCCGGTGAACACGACGAGGGAGTCGCGTGGGATGTCGATGTCGACGTTCTTCAGATTGTGTACGCGGGCACCGCGAACGCTGAGTTTTCCTGGGGTTGCAACCGGGACGATAGGCACTGATCAAGTCTACGAGGGGCCACGGACATTGGCTCCGTGAGGGCTCACAGGGAAGACCTCACCAATCACGGTGCACGGCGGTTCGCCCGCACGAGCAGGGTCGCCGTGAGCGCGACGACGGCTCCGGCTCCCGCCACGGCGGCCCATGGCACGGTCTGCGCCGATCCCTGGGTGGCGACTCCGCCGACGATCATCAACACAACCGTCACCGGCTGGGCGATCGCCTGGACGGCGAGCAGCCGCAGCGCGCTGGGCCGGAGTGCGGCGATCACCACGCGGGACCCCGCGGGGATCACGAGAGAGAGCGACATCAGCACGTGGATGAGCTGCACGACGAGCACCGCGATCATCGCGCGCCCGAGATCGGGCTCGGAGATCAGCATCCCGATCACGAGGCAGCCGATGGATCCCCACGCCGCGAACGTCTGCGGAAGGGCGGCGGCGAGGATCGCGAGCACGACCGCGGCCGCCTGCCACCCGATCAGCGGACACAGGGCGACGGCCCCGACCGCGACCACGACGATGAGCGCGCCCCGCACGACGAGCCAGGAGACGGCAGGGCCGGTCTGCAGGGAGTCGTTCGCCTTCATCGGCGCGCCCTCGCGATCGCGAGCAGCGCCGACGACGGATCATCGGCCCAGGAGACCACATCGACTCCGGCGCCGTGCAGATCGGCGAACACGTTCTCCCGCTCGGCGAGCACCGTTCGAAGCCCGATGAGCTGCGCGCGGGTGAGACGCGTGCGGTCGAGCGGCGGAAGCACGTCGACGGCGACGACCCGATGTCCGCTCGCCCTCCACATCAGCGCCGTCCGTGCCGCCGCACCCTCGAAGAAGGTCGACAGCACGAAGACGACAGAGCCGTGCGGCACGGGAGGAGTGCGGCGGAAGGTCGCATCGTCTCGCGCCTGGCCGGTCGTGGCGATGGCCGCCACGACGCGGGAGAGATGCCGCGATCCGCTGCCGCTGCGCAGCGACCTGCCCCCGTGCACGAGCACGTGCAGCGCGACGCGGTCGCCTGCGCCGATGGCCGAGTCGGCGATCGCACGGGCGGCCTCGCGCGCGAGGTCGAGCGATGTCACTCCGCTGCGTTCGAAGTCGCCGCTCCCCCACGACGAGACGACCTCGCCGAGGTCTTCCGACGTGTCCATCGCGATCACGACGGAGGAGTCGCTGAGGGTGTTGGTGCGTCGAACCAGCAGATCCCCTGGCCTGCGGGCCATCCGCGCCGTGGCCCGCCAGTCCACGCGGCGCAGTTCGTCTCCGGGAGCGAAGGCGTGGATGTCCCTGAAGTCACCGCCCTGGCCCTGGCGGCGACCCTCGTGAGCACCGTGCGACCCGGTCAGCCGTCGGGGCAGCGGCAGCGCATCGAGCGCTGTACGGGGCGGCGCGACCTGGCGCCTGGCGGAGACGACCTCTGATCTCTTCGAGAGCGCTGCTCCCTCGAGCGAGAACCCTCTCGCAGCCGCTTGGACGGGAATCGCCGGCCCGGAGTGCAGGACCTTGCTGCGTGCCGTCACGGACGATCCGTCGCCTGGCACGATCACGCGCCTGGTGCGACGCTCCGACTGCACGATCACCATCTCGACGGCTTCCGAATCGGCCACGACAGTGACCGCGCTGAGCAGCTCACCCTCGGGCCCCGGCAGCGGATCGATCGTGACCTTCGGCACGCCCCCGGCAGCACCGCGCGCGATCGCGAACCCGCTCCAGAGGGCGAGAGGCAGCCCCATGGCCACGACGTCCGGCCGAGCCGACAGAAGGCCGACGACGGCCAGGATCACCGCACCCCCGATCGCCACGGACAGCACCGGCCCGCGACGCCCCACGTCGGGAGCATCCGTCATCCGAGCGCCCCGACAGTCGACGGCACTGCGACCTGCCCGGCGACCGAGCGCACCACGTCGGACGCTGACGCCCCCTGAGCCCACGCCTGGGGGGTGAGGGTGAGCCGATGCGCCAGCACAGGCACGGCGATGCGCTTGATGTCATCCGGGCGCACGAAGTCGCGGCCGTCCAGTGCCGCCAGAGCTCGTCCGAGCAGAAGCAGACCGAGCGAACCTCGTGGCGAGGCCCCGACCTCGACGTTCGGCGCATTCCGCGTGGCGCGCGTGATCTCGACGCAGTAGCGGGAGATGTCCTGATCGACGTGGATGGCCTCGACCGCGTCCTGCAGGGCGACGAGCTGAGCGGCGTCGATCACCGGGGCGACGTGGGTCGCCTCCTGGCGCCTGCTCACCCGATTCTCCAGGATCCGAGCCTCGTTCTCCGGCCCCGGGTAGCCGACGGACAGCCGCACCATGAACCTGTCGAGCTGCGCCTCGGGAAGCGCGTAGGTGCCCTCGTACTCGATCGGATTCGACGTCGCGATCACATGGAACGGCGCCGGCAGCGCGAAACTGTTGCCCTCGACGGTCACCTGCCGCTCCGCCATCGCCTCGAGCATCGCGGACTGGGTCTTCGGCGTGGTCCGGTTGATCTCGTCGGCGAGCAGCAGACCGGTGAAGATAGGCCCCGGGCGGAAGACGAAGTCCCCCGAGTCCGGTGCGTACACGTACGATCCGGTCACGTCGCCGGGGAGCATGTCGGGGGTGCATTGCAAGCGGCGGAACGACAGCCCCAGGGCAGATGCGAGGCTACGCGCGGCGAGGGTCTTGCCCAGCCCCGGCACATCCTCGAACAGCACGTGACCACCCGCGAGGATCGTCGCGAGCGCGATCTCGATGGGGTCATCCATGCCCACCACGACTGTCCTCACTGCGGCGAGGATCCTGGCTCCGGTGTCGGCGATCTCTGCGGGGCTCGTCATGTCATCTCCTTGATCGACGGAACAGTGAGGGCCGCCCCAGGTCTGGATCCGGGGCGTGCGGCGCGAGCGACGGCTCGCCGGGTTTTGCGGGGTCCAGTCGGTCGACGGCATCCAACGCCCGTTCGATGTCGACGATGGTCGGGGCGCGACCGGTGAGCCGATCCCAGAGGTCGGGTCCGATCACCGCGATGAGGCGCTCGCTGTCGTCCGGGTCATCCGGATCGATTCCCTGGCGCAGCAACCGATGGCGCAGGATCGCGCTGACGCGTCGGGTGATCTGCTGTCCGGCGATGCCGGTATGCGTGTTCAGCGCCCACGCCATCCGGGAGATCTCGGTCGGCCGACGATGAGGTTCCGTGTCGATGCGCGGGGCGTCGAAGCCCGGTTCGAGCGGCATCACGAGCTGTCCGAGCAGACCGACCGAGCAGATCAGCAGACTCCAGCCGATCACGAACGCCCAGGTGAAGCCGAATCCGAGGAGGGCGAGAGCCGCGACGACCGCGACGCCCACCGCGAGGAGTGTTCTCCGCGCGCTCATCGCCACACCTCCTCGATGCGCCGCAGTGCCCGTCGCGCCGAGGACCGATCATCTTCGTCGGCAACCCGGGTTCCGAAGCGGACGCTCTCATAGAGGCGCAGCAGCGCCACAGCCTCGTCCGCGACGCCCGGCCGCAGGGTGACGATCCTCACCACGAACTCCCCGGGAGTCTCGCTCGCCGCTCGCGTGACCCCGGCGTCTGCGGCGCTCTCTTCGAGCCCGATCCAGGCCGCGATGATGGCATCCGTCGCTCTGACACGCTCATCGATCGTGGCCAGCGCCCCGGCGATCCCTCGTCGCATCACCCCGACTGCGATGTCCGCCGTCGGCGGCGACTCGAACTGCTCGACCTCGGGCGCGACAACGGCTGCATCGCGGCGTCTGAGCGGGCGATCTCGCCATGCTCGGAGCAGTGCCTTGGCGGCGATCACCAGGAGAACGATGATCCCGGCCGCCACCAACACCATCAGGATCACGGTGAGCATCTGCGCGACCGCGGCATTCGTGGGTTCGCTCTCCAACGGCTCGGGGAGGCCTGTCCCACCCGGCGACGCCGTGGGCAGCGGCTCAGCCGTACCAGCGGGGATCGGCTCGGCGGGACGGAACGTCGGCTGTCCCTGGACCGCCGACGCGGTCATCGCCACGACGAAGAGGACCACCACGACGAAAGGAACGACCAGCCGATCGACACTCCGGCGCGCAGGACGCGTCTGGTGATCGATCGGCATGCCCACACCCTATGACGCGGTCACTCCGGGGCCGGACGGCGCCCCGCGAACGCCGACAACCCATCACGCAGCGTCGCGATCTGCTGCAGGTC
Coding sequences within:
- the uvrA gene encoding excinuclease ABC subunit UvrA, with the protein product MPIVPVATPGKLSVRGARVHNLKNVDIDIPRDSLVVFTGLSGSGKSSLAFDTIFAEGQRRYVESLSAYARQFLGQVDRPDVDFIEGLSPAVSIDQKSTNRNPRSTVGTITEIYDYMRLLWARIGIPHCPECGERIQRQTVQQIADQLMELPERTRYQIVAPIVSQKKGEFVDLFRELGAKGYSRAIVDGELIQLAEPPTLKKSYKHDIAVVVDRLVAADDILGRVTDSVETALGLAGGVVQVNFVDEEGDDAWQSFSEKLACPNGHALSLTEIEPRTFSFNAPFGACPACSGLGTRMSVDIDLMLGDEELSIREGAIVPWTTQGKGLFQYYERLLEGLADDLNFSLDTPWQDLRVDVQDAILRGDNYKVTVKFKNRYGREMRYASGFEGVVPYIERQYAQAESDTQRSRWGEYLREVPCPVCDGNRLKPEVLAVQVHGHSIAEVSHLSLADARSFMETLTLTDREAKIAAQVLREIRLRLDFLLQVGLSYLNLSRSAGSLSGGEAQRIRLATQIGSGLTGVLYVLDEPSIGLHQRDNRRLIDTLLKLRDLGNTLIVVEHDEETIESADWVVDIGPGAGVNGGEVVHSGSYEALLAEPSSMTGQYLSGRREIPTPKKRRKLDKKRMLSVVGARENNLKNVSVNFPLGVLTAVTGVSGSGKSSLVNDILYQVLASRLNGARTVPGKHTRVSGLDNLDKVVHVDQAPIGRTPRSNPATYTGVFDRIRSLFSETPEAKVRGYQPGRFSFNVKGGRCEACSGDGTIKIEMNFLPDVYVDCEVCHGKRYNRDTLSVHYKGKNIAEVLEMPIAEAAEFFEPIQAIHRYMKTLVDVGLGYVRLGQSATTLSGGEAQRVKLATELQRRSNGRSIYVLDEPTTGLHFEDVRKLLEVLNGLVDKGNTVIVIEHNLDVIKSADWVIDLGPEGGSGGGEILATGTPEQIARVEDSHTGQFLAEILGEGRSARKAS
- a CDS encoding DUF58 domain-containing protein, whose product is MTDAPDVGRRGPVLSVAIGGAVILAVVGLLSARPDVVAMGLPLALWSGFAIARGAAGGVPKVTIDPLPGPEGELLSAVTVVADSEAVEMVIVQSERRTRRVIVPGDGSSVTARSKVLHSGPAIPVQAAARGFSLEGAALSKRSEVVSARRQVAPPRTALDALPLPRRLTGSHGAHEGRRQGQGGDFRDIHAFAPGDELRRVDWRATARMARRPGDLLVRRTNTLSDSSVVIAMDTSEDLGEVVSSWGSGDFERSGVTSLDLAREAARAIADSAIGAGDRVALHVLVHGGRSLRSGSGSRHLSRVVAAIATTGQARDDATFRRTPPVPHGSVVFVLSTFFEGAAARTALMWRASGHRVVAVDVLPPLDRTRLTRAQLIGLRTVLAERENVFADLHGAGVDVVSWADDPSSALLAIARARR
- a CDS encoding AAA family ATPase, with amino-acid sequence MTSPAEIADTGARILAAVRTVVVGMDDPIEIALATILAGGHVLFEDVPGLGKTLAARSLASALGLSFRRLQCTPDMLPGDVTGSYVYAPDSGDFVFRPGPIFTGLLLADEINRTTPKTQSAMLEAMAERQVTVEGNSFALPAPFHVIATSNPIEYEGTYALPEAQLDRFMVRLSVGYPGPENEARILENRVSRRQEATHVAPVIDAAQLVALQDAVEAIHVDQDISRYCVEITRATRNAPNVEVGASPRGSLGLLLLGRALAALDGRDFVRPDDIKRIAVPVLAHRLTLTPQAWAQGASASDVVRSVAGQVAVPSTVGALG
- a CDS encoding DUF4129 domain-containing protein yields the protein MPIDHQTRPARRSVDRLVVPFVVVVLFVVAMTASAVQGQPTFRPAEPIPAGTAEPLPTASPGGTGLPEPLESEPTNAAVAQMLTVILMVLVAAGIIVLLVIAAKALLRAWRDRPLRRRDAAVVAPEVEQFESPPTADIAVGVMRRGIAGALATIDERVRATDAIIAAWIGLEESAADAGVTRAASETPGEFVVRIVTLRPGVADEAVALLRLYESVRFGTRVADEDDRSSARRALRRIEEVWR